Proteins from a single region of Ensifer adhaerens:
- a CDS encoding DNA helicase, which translates to MKLSAPIYHLKRRAKRLSRDENIPLHEALDRVAVEEGYVGWSLLAARHATAEPNRLGPGDLVLIGARPGQGKTLKSLELAVEAMKAGHRAYFFTLEYTVKDVIDRFPAIGADYAAFAERFEIDCSDAISASYITQKLAQAPRGTLVVVDYLQLLDQRRENPNLGEQVLSLRSFARERGVIMVFISQIDRSYDADTKPFPDIQDIRLPNPLDLRLFDKTCFLNRGGALFQSVP; encoded by the coding sequence ATGAAACTGTCTGCGCCCATCTATCATTTGAAGCGCAGGGCAAAGCGCCTGTCCCGTGACGAAAACATTCCGCTTCATGAAGCACTTGACCGTGTCGCGGTCGAGGAAGGCTATGTGGGCTGGAGCCTGCTTGCGGCAAGGCACGCAACTGCTGAGCCCAACCGGTTGGGGCCGGGAGATCTGGTTCTCATCGGGGCACGTCCCGGTCAGGGCAAGACGCTGAAGAGCCTCGAGCTTGCGGTGGAGGCTATGAAGGCCGGGCATCGGGCATACTTCTTTACGCTGGAATATACTGTAAAGGACGTGATCGATCGGTTTCCGGCAATCGGGGCGGACTATGCGGCATTTGCCGAGCGCTTCGAGATCGACTGCTCCGATGCGATAAGCGCCAGCTACATCACCCAGAAACTGGCGCAAGCGCCGCGCGGGACGTTGGTTGTCGTAGATTATCTGCAACTGCTCGACCAAAGGCGCGAGAACCCAAACCTGGGAGAACAGGTTCTGAGCTTGAGATCATTTGCGCGGGAACGCGGTGTCATCATGGTCTTCATTTCGCAGATCGACCGTTCGTACGATGCCGACACGAAGCCGTTTCCAGATATCCAGGATATCCGGCTGCCGAACCCGCTTGATCTCCGGCTTTTCGACAAGACCTGCTTTCTGAATCGGGGCGGTGCTCTATTCCAGTCCGTGCCTTGA
- the murA gene encoding UDP-N-acetylglucosamine 1-carboxyvinyltransferase, translating into MDRIRIVGGNKLNGVIPISGAKNAALPLMIASLLTDDTLTLENVPHLADVEQLIRILGNHGVDISVNGRRERQGESYARTIHFTCRNIVDTTAPYELVSKMRASFWVIGPLLAREGKARVSLPGGCAIGTRPVDLFIEGLQALSANIEIDGGYVNATAPEGGLVGARYTFPKVSVGATHVLMMAATLANGTTVLGNAAREPEVVDLANCLNAMGAKITGQGTPTITIEGVRSLSGARHRVLPDRIETGTYAMAVAMTGGDVILEDTNMALLDTALEAIRRAGAEITETNSGIRVVRNGAGIKPVDIVTDPFPGFPTDLQAQFMGLMTKANGTSHITETIFENRFMHVQELARLGAKISLSGQTAKIEGVSRLKGAPVMATDLRASVSLVIAGLAAEGETMVSRVYHLDRGFERLEEKLTRCGAHVERVSD; encoded by the coding sequence ATGGATCGCATCAGGATTGTAGGCGGCAACAAGCTTAACGGCGTCATCCCGATTTCCGGCGCCAAGAATGCGGCCCTGCCGCTGATGATCGCGTCGCTTCTGACCGACGACACGCTGACGCTCGAAAACGTGCCGCATCTGGCCGACGTCGAGCAACTGATCCGCATCCTCGGCAACCATGGCGTCGATATCTCCGTCAACGGCCGCCGCGAGCGCCAGGGCGAGAGCTACGCCCGCACCATCCATTTCACCTGCCGCAACATCGTCGATACGACCGCTCCTTACGAGCTGGTCTCGAAGATGCGCGCGAGCTTCTGGGTAATCGGCCCGTTGCTCGCCCGTGAAGGCAAGGCCCGCGTTTCGCTGCCCGGCGGCTGCGCCATCGGCACGCGCCCGGTCGATCTCTTCATCGAGGGCCTGCAGGCGCTCAGCGCCAACATCGAGATCGACGGCGGTTACGTCAACGCGACGGCGCCGGAAGGCGGCCTCGTTGGCGCGCGCTACACCTTCCCGAAGGTCTCGGTCGGCGCCACCCACGTGCTGATGATGGCCGCCACGCTCGCGAATGGCACCACGGTACTGGGCAACGCCGCGCGCGAGCCCGAAGTCGTCGACCTCGCCAACTGCCTCAATGCCATGGGCGCCAAGATCACCGGCCAGGGCACCCCGACGATCACGATTGAAGGCGTGCGTTCGCTCTCCGGCGCCCGCCACCGCGTCCTGCCGGACCGGATCGAGACCGGCACCTATGCCATGGCCGTTGCCATGACCGGCGGCGACGTCATCCTCGAAGACACGAACATGGCGCTGCTCGACACGGCGCTCGAAGCCATCCGCCGCGCCGGTGCCGAGATCACCGAGACCAACAGCGGCATCCGCGTCGTGCGCAACGGCGCCGGCATCAAGCCGGTCGATATCGTCACCGATCCCTTCCCGGGCTTCCCGACCGACCTGCAGGCGCAGTTCATGGGGCTGATGACCAAGGCGAACGGCACCTCGCATATCACCGAGACGATCTTCGAGAACCGCTTCATGCACGTGCAGGAGCTTGCCCGTCTCGGCGCCAAGATCTCGCTCTCCGGCCAGACGGCCAAGATCGAGGGCGTCAGCCGGCTGAAGGGCGCGCCGGTCATGGCGACCGACCTTCGCGCGTCGGTCTCGCTCGTCATCGCCGGTCTTGCGGCCGAAGGTGAGACCATGGTCTCGCGCGTCTATCACCTCGATCGCGGCTTTGAGCGGCTGGAAGAGAAGCTCACCCGCTGCGGCGCCCATGTCGAGCGCGTCAGCGACTGA
- a CDS encoding DUF2948 family protein: MNGLKLLALDEEDLAVVSAHVQDAVFKVSGLDYDARRKQFSLVVNRFVWETADGKRRSFERRRALLLFKRVNAVRSVGFNRRDDEAVLDLLTLKFAVRGEGPEGTLELVLAGDASIALDVECIETQLADTGGAWETAFKPKHPEGA, from the coding sequence ATGAATGGTCTGAAGCTGCTGGCGCTCGACGAGGAAGATCTCGCTGTCGTCTCCGCCCACGTCCAGGACGCCGTGTTCAAGGTCTCGGGCCTCGACTATGACGCCCGCCGCAAGCAATTTTCGCTCGTCGTCAACCGCTTCGTCTGGGAGACGGCCGACGGCAAGCGTCGTTCCTTCGAGCGCCGACGCGCGCTTCTTCTCTTCAAGCGCGTGAATGCGGTGCGCTCCGTCGGCTTCAACCGGCGCGATGACGAGGCGGTGCTGGACCTGCTGACGCTCAAGTTCGCGGTGCGCGGCGAAGGGCCGGAAGGTACGCTCGAACTGGTTCTTGCCGGTGATGCGTCGATCGCGCTTGACGTCGAATGCATCGAAACGCAGCTTGCGGATACCGGCGGGGCGTGGGAAACCGCTTTCAAGCCCAAGCATCCCGAAGGCGCTTGA
- the hisD gene encoding histidinol dehydrogenase: MAIRLNFLDGDFEQKFASFLTTKREVSEDVNAVVKAIIDDVRARGDAALADYSKRFDGVDFSVTPMAVSAAEIDSAIRAVEPEVLGALKVAATRIEAHHARQRPKDDIYEDAMGVGLGSRWTAVDAVGLYVPGGTASYPSSVLMNALPAKVAGVPRIVMVVPASGGEINPAVLAAARLAGVEEIYRIGGAQAVAALAYGTETIAPVAKIVGPGNAYVAAAKRQVFGTVGIDMIAGPSEVLVIADGNNDPDWIAADLLAQAEHDVGAQSILITDDPAFGQAVEEAVERQLKTLPRAETASASWRDFGAVILVPDLEKAVPLANRIAAEHLELALADPEPMVEKIRNAGAIFVGRHTPEVIGDYVGGSNHVLPTARSARFSSGLGVLDYMKRTSILRLDPEQLRILGPAAIVLAKSEGLEAHARSVAIRLNFGDAG, from the coding sequence TTGGCAATCAGGCTCAATTTTCTCGACGGTGACTTCGAACAAAAGTTCGCGTCATTCCTGACGACCAAGCGTGAGGTGTCCGAGGACGTCAATGCGGTGGTCAAGGCGATCATCGACGACGTGCGGGCGCGCGGCGACGCGGCGCTCGCAGACTATTCCAAGCGCTTCGACGGTGTCGATTTCTCCGTGACGCCGATGGCCGTTAGTGCTGCGGAAATCGATTCGGCGATCCGGGCAGTCGAGCCGGAGGTGCTGGGCGCGCTCAAGGTCGCCGCCACCCGCATCGAGGCGCACCATGCGCGCCAGCGTCCGAAGGACGATATCTACGAAGACGCCATGGGCGTCGGGCTTGGGTCGCGCTGGACGGCGGTGGACGCCGTTGGCCTTTATGTGCCTGGCGGCACGGCGAGCTATCCGAGTTCGGTGCTGATGAATGCGCTGCCGGCGAAGGTCGCTGGCGTTCCCCGCATCGTCATGGTGGTGCCGGCATCCGGCGGTGAGATCAACCCGGCGGTTCTTGCCGCGGCGCGGCTTGCCGGTGTTGAGGAAATCTACCGCATTGGCGGCGCGCAGGCCGTCGCGGCTCTTGCCTATGGCACCGAGACGATCGCACCGGTCGCAAAGATCGTCGGTCCGGGCAATGCCTATGTGGCGGCCGCCAAGCGCCAGGTCTTCGGAACCGTCGGCATCGACATGATCGCCGGCCCGTCCGAAGTGCTCGTGATTGCAGACGGCAACAATGATCCCGACTGGATCGCCGCCGATCTTCTCGCCCAGGCCGAGCATGATGTCGGCGCCCAGTCGATCCTGATCACCGATGATCCGGCTTTCGGCCAGGCCGTCGAGGAAGCGGTCGAGCGGCAATTGAAGACGCTGCCACGGGCCGAAACTGCATCGGCGAGCTGGCGCGATTTCGGCGCCGTCATTCTCGTGCCCGACCTCGAAAAGGCCGTGCCGCTTGCCAACCGTATCGCCGCCGAGCACCTGGAGCTGGCACTCGCCGATCCCGAGCCGATGGTTGAAAAGATACGCAATGCCGGCGCGATCTTCGTTGGACGCCACACGCCTGAAGTCATCGGCGACTATGTCGGCGGCTCCAATCACGTTCTGCCAACGGCCCGTTCGGCGCGCTTCTCGTCCGGCCTTGGCGTACTTGACTACATGAAGCGCACCTCGATCTTGCGCCTTGATCCCGAGCAGTTGCGGATCCTCGGGCCGGCTGCGATCGTGCTGGCGAAATCCGAAGGTCTTGAGGCCCATGCACGTTCCGTCGCCATTCGCCTCAATTTCGGGGATGCTGGATGA
- a CDS encoding UPF0262 family protein: MKAARNLRLCDVVLDETIGRSTPDVEHERAVAIFDLLEENLFEPVGHPGGPYKLNLSLMDAKLVFAISTEKGGDVATHILSLTPFRRIVKDYFMICESYYEAIRSATPSQIEAIDMGRRGIHNEGSQTLMDRLSGKIRLDFDTARRLFTLVCVLYWRG, from the coding sequence ATGAAGGCGGCCCGCAACCTGCGCCTCTGCGATGTCGTGCTGGACGAGACCATCGGCCGCTCGACGCCTGACGTGGAGCACGAGCGCGCGGTTGCGATCTTCGACCTGCTCGAAGAAAACCTGTTCGAACCGGTCGGCCATCCCGGTGGCCCATATAAGCTCAACCTCTCTCTGATGGATGCGAAGCTGGTCTTTGCGATCTCGACCGAAAAGGGCGGCGATGTCGCCACCCACATCCTGTCGCTGACGCCGTTCCGCCGGATCGTGAAGGACTACTTCATGATCTGCGAGAGCTATTACGAGGCGATCCGCTCGGCGACGCCAAGCCAGATCGAGGCGATCGACATGGGGCGGCGCGGCATCCACAACGAGGGCTCGCAAACCTTGATGGATCGCTTGTCCGGCAAGATCCGGCTGGACTTCGACACCGCCCGCCGCCTGTTCACGCTCGTCTGCGTGCTTTATTGGCGCGGATGA
- a CDS encoding low molecular weight phosphatase family protein — protein sequence MTGTEVSPLKTPRSVLFMCGMNAIRSPMAEALAKAALPAGTYVASAGVRHGERDPFVDVVMAEVGLSLGRHQPHTLDELEDDYFDLIVTLAPEAHHKALELTRSMAVDVVYWPTPDPTVAAGTREQIVDAYRAVRDHLSTLINHRLVGSHRREKT from the coding sequence ATGACGGGAACCGAGGTATCGCCGCTCAAGACGCCCCGCTCGGTCCTCTTCATGTGCGGCATGAATGCCATCCGCTCGCCGATGGCCGAAGCGCTCGCCAAGGCGGCTTTACCAGCTGGGACCTATGTCGCTTCCGCCGGCGTCCGGCATGGCGAACGCGATCCCTTCGTCGATGTGGTCATGGCCGAGGTCGGCTTGAGCCTCGGCCGTCATCAGCCGCACACGCTGGATGAACTGGAGGACGACTACTTCGATCTCATCGTTACACTGGCACCGGAGGCGCATCACAAGGCGCTCGAATTGACTCGCTCGATGGCCGTCGACGTGGTCTACTGGCCGACACCGGATCCGACGGTGGCAGCCGGTACCCGCGAGCAGATCGTCGATGCTTATCGCGCCGTGCGTGACCACCTGTCGACGCTGATCAATCATCGGTTGGTCGGCTCGCACAGACGAGAGAAAACCTGA
- the infA gene encoding translation initiation factor IF-1: MAKEEVLEFPGVVTELLPNATFRVKLENEHEIIAHTAGRMRKNRIRVLAGDKVLVEMTPYDLTKGRITYRFK; this comes from the coding sequence ATGGCGAAAGAAGAAGTCCTTGAATTTCCGGGCGTGGTCACCGAATTGCTTCCGAATGCGACCTTCCGCGTGAAGCTCGAAAACGAGCATGAGATCATCGCTCACACCGCTGGCCGCATGCGCAAGAACCGCATCCGCGTGCTTGCCGGCGACAAGGTTCTCGTTGAAATGACCCCGTACGACCTTACCAAGGGCCGTATCACCTACCGCTTCAAGTAA
- a CDS encoding Maf-like protein has product MTVAKKLILASGSPRRVELLAQAGIEPARLMPMDLDETPKRAEHPRSLARRLSAEKARAALAAIKGEPGWDGSYILAADTVVCVGRRILPKPELVSEASSALHLLSGRSHRVYTGVCLITPDKTLRQKVVDTKVRFKRLSGFDIESYLASGQWRGKAGGYGIQGIAGSFVVKLVGSYSNVVGLPLYETVSLLVGEGYDVHNRWLEG; this is encoded by the coding sequence ATGACAGTGGCCAAGAAACTGATACTGGCGTCCGGCTCGCCGCGTCGCGTCGAACTTCTGGCGCAGGCGGGCATCGAGCCCGCGCGCTTGATGCCGATGGATCTCGACGAGACGCCGAAGCGTGCCGAACACCCGCGCTCGCTCGCAAGGCGCCTGTCGGCTGAAAAGGCGCGGGCGGCACTTGCGGCGATCAAGGGCGAGCCCGGCTGGGACGGAAGCTATATCCTGGCGGCCGATACCGTGGTCTGCGTCGGCCGGCGCATCCTGCCGAAGCCGGAACTCGTCAGCGAAGCCTCCAGTGCGCTGCATCTGCTGTCCGGCCGCAGCCACCGCGTCTATACCGGCGTCTGCCTGATTACCCCGGACAAGACCCTCAGGCAGAAGGTCGTCGACACCAAGGTGCGCTTCAAGCGCCTGTCGGGTTTCGACATCGAGAGCTACCTCGCGTCGGGCCAATGGCGCGGCAAGGCGGGCGGCTATGGCATCCAGGGCATTGCCGGCAGCTTCGTGGTCAAACTCGTCGGCTCCTACTCCAATGTCGTCGGCCTGCCGCTTTATGAAACCGTCAGCCTGCTTGTCGGCGAAGGCTACGACGTGCACAATCGTTGGCTGGAAGGCTGA
- the yacG gene encoding DNA gyrase inhibitor YacG yields MSDETRKSGSNVAPLRAPRPCPECGRPSHREHYPFCSDRCRNVDLNRWLSGSYAIPVADDESKADDGDDR; encoded by the coding sequence GTGTCCGACGAAACAAGGAAAAGTGGATCGAACGTTGCGCCCCTGCGGGCGCCGCGCCCCTGCCCGGAATGCGGCCGGCCGTCGCATCGCGAGCATTATCCCTTCTGCTCCGACCGCTGCCGCAACGTCGACCTCAACCGCTGGCTTTCCGGCTCCTATGCCATTCCGGTCGCCGACGACGAATCGAAGGCCGACGACGGCGACGACCGCTAA
- a CDS encoding recombinase family protein, with translation MGELIGYVRVSKADGSQVLDLQKDALLHAGVDGQMIYEDFASGKKDDRSGLDACVKALRSGDTLVVWKLDRLGRDLRHLVTTVDDLSKRGIGFRVLSGQTPIDTSTAQGKLLFGIFASLAEFERELIRERTIAGLSSARARGRVGGRKATMTTTKIRLAQASMGKPETVVADLCKELGISRQTLYRYVGPNGVLREDSNKVLGLS, from the coding sequence ATGGGTGAGTTGATCGGATACGTGCGGGTGTCGAAAGCCGATGGGTCACAGGTTCTGGACTTGCAGAAGGACGCGCTGCTGCATGCTGGCGTTGATGGCCAAATGATTTATGAAGACTTCGCTTCTGGTAAAAAGGACGATCGATCCGGATTGGACGCCTGTGTGAAGGCGTTGAGGTCCGGCGACACACTGGTGGTCTGGAAGCTTGACCGGCTGGGGCGCGATCTCCGCCATCTGGTGACCACGGTGGACGATCTATCCAAGCGTGGCATCGGCTTCCGAGTCTTGTCGGGGCAGACACCGATCGACACATCGACGGCACAGGGCAAGCTGCTTTTTGGAATCTTCGCATCCCTGGCCGAGTTCGAACGAGAATTGATCCGAGAGCGAACGATCGCCGGGCTGTCGTCCGCTCGCGCGCGGGGACGTGTCGGTGGTCGCAAAGCCACGATGACAACGACTAAGATCAGACTTGCGCAGGCATCGATGGGCAAGCCGGAAACCGTGGTCGCCGATCTCTGCAAGGAACTCGGCATATCCCGGCAAACCCTCTATCGGTATGTTGGGCCGAATGGCGTCTTGCGTGAGGATAGCAACAAGGTGCTTGGCCTCTCGTAG
- a CDS encoding GGDEF domain-containing protein, with translation MDTNNIIVYLPPVMLGVVAFAFLLLWHVKISTSWQWSAAFAQAGLGFALVPFPVSPTFDIFVAGLLYIGAAYCYGSAILLHFGAPMQRSVRRLFVGGYIVVHTIVVLILESLKAELFLTDVAFACLLGFALFNVVTKVSNLADRAMIISGVLLVLDTLTRTVVFTFLIRTSDQMADFAASDYNLAVTVTTITIGLSFPFTAMGAMASAAIRGHREASERDPLTGLLNRRGFELAVHRATKDAVARGAVIVCDIDNFKQVNDGYGHAAGDNVIAELAAELQSHLGSRTVTARFGGEEFVAFLPHTSLAEASVIAHSVRIRFAGRDWHQAGIDRQITASFGVASIVDGEVSEAAAIERADRALYAAKTAGRNRVEVAGGEGDCLESVNVGAIKTPPSAALDSAADSRMSAA, from the coding sequence ATGGATACAAACAACATCATCGTATATTTGCCGCCTGTGATGCTGGGCGTGGTCGCATTCGCCTTTCTGTTACTTTGGCACGTCAAAATATCGACGTCATGGCAGTGGAGTGCAGCGTTCGCGCAAGCAGGATTAGGTTTTGCGCTCGTGCCATTTCCCGTGTCTCCGACATTCGACATCTTCGTAGCCGGCTTGCTCTACATCGGAGCGGCCTATTGCTATGGCAGTGCGATACTTCTGCATTTCGGTGCGCCGATGCAAAGGAGTGTACGGAGGTTGTTCGTCGGCGGTTACATTGTGGTCCACACCATCGTTGTTCTCATCCTCGAAAGCCTCAAGGCGGAACTGTTCCTAACCGATGTAGCCTTTGCCTGTCTTCTCGGGTTTGCGTTGTTTAACGTAGTAACGAAGGTATCCAACCTCGCCGATCGAGCCATGATTATTTCGGGCGTGCTTTTGGTGCTCGACACGTTGACCCGCACCGTCGTCTTCACCTTCCTCATACGAACCAGCGACCAAATGGCGGATTTCGCGGCGTCGGACTACAATCTGGCTGTCACGGTCACGACTATCACTATTGGGCTGTCGTTTCCGTTCACAGCGATGGGGGCCATGGCGTCGGCGGCCATACGAGGGCACCGCGAGGCTTCCGAACGAGACCCATTGACAGGACTCCTCAACCGACGCGGCTTCGAACTAGCCGTTCACCGCGCGACGAAAGACGCAGTGGCTCGTGGCGCGGTCATTGTCTGCGATATAGACAACTTCAAACAGGTGAACGACGGCTATGGGCATGCAGCAGGCGACAACGTCATTGCCGAACTCGCGGCGGAACTTCAGAGTCACCTTGGCTCGCGTACAGTCACCGCGCGATTTGGTGGAGAAGAGTTCGTGGCCTTCTTGCCGCATACTTCGCTGGCGGAAGCTTCTGTCATCGCGCATTCCGTCCGCATTCGCTTTGCCGGAAGAGATTGGCATCAGGCGGGCATCGACCGACAGATTACCGCGAGTTTCGGTGTCGCAAGCATCGTTGATGGCGAAGTGTCCGAAGCTGCCGCAATCGAGCGCGCTGACCGAGCACTTTACGCCGCCAAAACCGCGGGTCGAAATCGGGTAGAGGTGGCCGGGGGTGAGGGTGATTGCCTCGAATCGGTCAATGTGGGTGCTATCAAAACGCCACCAAGCGCCGCCCTCGATTCGGCCGCCGACTCCCGAATGTCGGCTGCGTAA
- a CDS encoding plasmid mobilization protein, with protein MRDRIIRLRATETEAAELKDLAAARGLSLSEMVRRAAFGVRMPAQRFDWTHATLLARTLGELGRIGGNLNQLVRRANGGRLAGHDAELSETLAGIDALREQVRDLLS; from the coding sequence ATGCGGGATCGGATTATTCGGTTACGAGCCACAGAGACGGAAGCGGCGGAATTGAAAGACCTCGCCGCCGCGCGAGGTCTGTCATTGTCGGAAATGGTGCGCCGCGCCGCCTTCGGGGTTCGCATGCCCGCGCAAAGGTTCGACTGGACCCATGCCACCTTGCTCGCTCGCACGTTGGGCGAGCTTGGGCGGATTGGCGGCAATTTAAACCAGCTGGTCCGACGGGCAAATGGCGGCAGGCTCGCCGGGCATGACGCCGAACTTTCAGAAACCCTCGCCGGGATCGACGCGCTGCGCGAGCAAGTTCGGGATTTGTTGTCGTGA
- a CDS encoding relaxase/mobilization nuclease domain-containing protein: MIVQATRISRTGGVAYLARHLLDKTDENDRIEVLAGDRAALRDAQAMADVKRCRYSIRHLSISPEKEMSPTQLAEFIRAIEAEFGIGSERPRLLVRHLKKGRSHFHLAVAEVDPWTFRVLDCRSDFRRLEDLARRYEADHGERVQPSRAERRADKAEGFSDVARRRAERVSPDFDRSRLKTAFAEGTAAFLAELQTQGLRLADGEKGPILVDSAGVFVAAANRAAGVRKHEFLKFIEGLQNEQLIGSQAPAPEHAGHGGTQHNAATAAPVVARKPGGARSDRRTNGIAPPYPRHAAPSSRGFEVYRRQARSSVPALTGRRREDIMLARLNKELDDLLRRALELANWIRSIIEPESVRLSRQINDARQKRTSFPPATPTVPSAPTYDYRRRMTP; this comes from the coding sequence GTGATCGTCCAGGCCACCCGCATCAGCCGGACTGGCGGTGTCGCCTACCTCGCCCGACACTTGCTCGACAAGACTGACGAAAACGACCGCATTGAAGTCTTGGCAGGCGACCGCGCCGCGCTGCGGGACGCCCAAGCGATGGCTGACGTTAAGCGATGCCGCTACAGCATCCGCCATCTTTCGATCTCCCCGGAAAAGGAAATGTCACCTACGCAATTGGCCGAGTTCATCCGCGCGATCGAAGCCGAGTTTGGGATCGGCTCCGAGAGGCCGCGCCTTCTCGTTAGGCACCTCAAGAAGGGTAGAAGCCATTTCCACCTTGCGGTCGCCGAAGTCGATCCGTGGACATTTAGGGTGCTGGATTGCCGGTCCGACTTCCGGCGTCTCGAAGACCTCGCCCGCCGCTATGAGGCCGACCACGGCGAGCGCGTCCAGCCTAGTCGGGCGGAGCGCAGGGCGGACAAGGCGGAAGGATTTTCCGACGTCGCGAGGCGACGGGCGGAACGTGTTTCCCCCGACTTCGATCGGTCCCGGCTCAAGACCGCCTTCGCCGAAGGCACTGCGGCGTTCCTAGCGGAATTGCAGACGCAAGGTCTTCGCCTTGCCGATGGAGAGAAAGGCCCGATCCTAGTGGATTCCGCCGGGGTCTTCGTGGCGGCCGCCAACCGCGCCGCCGGTGTCCGCAAACACGAGTTCTTGAAATTTATTGAGGGACTACAGAATGAACAGCTTATCGGAAGCCAGGCCCCAGCACCTGAGCATGCTGGCCACGGTGGAACACAACACAACGCGGCTACTGCCGCTCCTGTCGTTGCTCGAAAACCCGGAGGGGCCAGATCGGATCGCCGAACTAATGGAATTGCTCCGCCTTATCCTCGACATGCAGCACCATCAAGCCGTGGGTTTGAAGTCTATCGTCGACAAGCTCGATCGTCTGTCCCGGCGCTAACCGGCCGCCGCCGAGAGGACATAATGCTCGCCCGCCTGAATAAAGAACTCGACGATCTACTCCGCCGCGCTCTGGAGCTCGCGAACTGGATCAGGTCCATAATCGAGCCGGAAAGTGTTCGTCTCTCACGGCAGATCAATGACGCGCGCCAGAAGCGGACATCATTTCCGCCGGCTACACCCACAGTGCCATCCGCACCGACCTATGATTACAGAAGGAGGATGACGCCGTGA